Below is a genomic region from Thermoplasmata archaeon.
TCCGTCCAGTTCGCGCCGTTCGCGACCGTGACCGTGACGTTGGTCCACGTGGTCCGGTTGACCTCGACGGTCTCGTTGAATCCCGCGGTCGCGTTGTAGACGATGCGCACCCCGACCCGGTCGACGCGGACCGTGTAGTTCACCGTCGCGGCCTCGTGGTTCGCGATGCCGATGATCACCCGCCCGGTCTCGTTCGCCGTGAGGTTCGTCGGGTAGGCGCTCGCGTTGCCTCCGGGGCCCAGGATGTAGAACTCCGTGAACGTCTCGCCCGGCCGCGGCGTCAGGACGACGTAGGCGAGGGTGCCGACCGCGACCACGATGCTCGCGGCGAGGGCCACCGTGAGGATCTTGTCCAGGAGGCCGTACTCCTTCCACTCGGGCAGGCCCAAGTCCACGGTCAGGGAGAGCCGCCGCTCCGGCGGCAGCTTCATCCGCCGCCAGTACGCCGCGTAGCCCACGCCGACCGTGAAGGCCGTGATCGTCGCGACGATGGGCGCGAAGCGGATGCCGAAGGGCGTGAAGTTCAGGAGGAGCCCGAGGAGCGGCACGACCGCGATGCTCAGGCCGAAGGCGAGGGCGATCCGCTCGATCCAGTCGATCTCGGGATGGCCGGCGAGGATGATGCCCGGGAACAGGGCGGCCACGAGCACGTACCCGGGGACGAAGAGGACGAGGAGGATCGCGAGGAGGTTGCCCACGTTGAGGGCGAGGAGCGCGGCCGCCATGACGGCCGTGTAGCCCACGGCCACGTACAGATCCCAGGGCTTCTCCTGAAAATGCAGCCGCACCGCAGGCCTCTCGCCGGGTGCAGGCGAGACGGTCGTTTAACGGTTTTCTTCCGCAGGCGGGTGCTCCCGCCACGCCCTGGGGGGCGCTCCCACCCATGAGCTCAAGGAGGCGCGGGCCGACCGCTCACTTCGAGCGTCGCGCCGCCGCCCGAGCCTGCGTCCGCCGCTGCCGTCGACGCTTCCACTTTCGGCTCTTCTGCTGGCCGCGCGAGGCCGTCCTGGAGCCCGTCCTTCCGGTTCCCGTCATCGTGGGGTCAGCAGTCGGGGTGTCACTTAAGGCTATGGACGCAATCCTCCGGGCCGCACCCTTGGAGGGCGAGGCCGCCGCGGCTCACCACAGGACGCCGCGCATCCGCAACCGCTCCACGAGGTCGCGGAACCGCTCGT
It encodes:
- a CDS encoding DUF1616 domain-containing protein, coding for MRLHFQEKPWDLYVAVGYTAVMAAALLALNVGNLLAILLVLFVPGYVLVAALFPGIILAGHPEIDWIERIALAFGLSIAVVPLLGLLLNFTPFGIRFAPIVATITAFTVGVGYAAYWRRMKLPPERRLSLTVDLGLPEWKEYGLLDKILTVALAASIVVAVGTLAYVVLTPRPGETFTEFYILGPGGNASAYPTNLTANETGRVIIGIANHEAATVNYTVRVDRVGVRIVYNATAGFNETVEVNRTTWTNVTVTVANGANWTEPYTFTIPAVGLWKVQFLLFRDGVYSSPYRQVHLYVTVR